CCTGTTTCTAATAAGTTCAAAGGAACTGTTACACACGGCAATGGCGGGGTTTTTTGTTTGCACAGGGTTTTGTTTGGGAAATAGGACGGCTCCTGTTATCTTTGCTTTATGGCGCGAGAAGACCTGTTCCCGGAAGTGGCCGCTCCACAAACCTCGAATCCTGCGGAAATCCAGCCCGCGCCCCATCAACCGCTCGCCGCGCGAATGCGGCCCCGGAATCTGTCCGAGTTCGTCGGGCAATCCCACATTCTTGGCGAGGGCCAATTGCTGCGCCGGGCCATTGAAGCCGACCGCATCCAATCTCTGATCTTTTACGGGCCCCCTGGCACCGGCAAGACATCCCTGGCGCAGATTATCGCCCGGCAAACCAGCAGCAAATTCGAGCGCCTCAGCGGTGTCGAATCCAATGTCGCCGATATGCGCCGGGTGCTGGCGGCTGCCGCCAATCGCCTCGAAAACAAGCGACAATCGACCATCCTCTTTATCGATGAAATCCACCGCTTTAATAAAGCCCAACAGGACGTTTTGTTGCCCGATGTCGAAGCCGGGGTGGTGCGCCTGATCGGCGCCACGACCCATAACCCATTCTTTTTTGTCAATTCCCCCCTGGTTTCGCGCTCGCAAATCTTCGAACTCCGGCCCTTGAACGAAGCGGAGCTTTACCTCCTGCTGCAGCGGGCGCTGTCCGATTCCGAACGCGGGCTGGGCCACATTCGAATGCAGGCGGACGAAGCGGCGTTGAGGCACCTGGCCAAACTGGCCGATGGCGACGCCCGCAAAGCCCTCAATGCTTTGGAGATTGCGGCCCTGACTACTTCCCCTGACGCCCAAGGCCTCGTGCGCCTCGACCTGCGCGTCGCTGAACAGAGCATCCAGAAAAAGGCTATCGTTTATGACGACGAAGACGCGCATTACGACGCCATTTCGGCTTTTATAAAATCCATGCGCGGCAGCGACCCGGATGCGGCCTTATATTGGCTGGCAAAAATGATTCGCGCCGGCGAAGACCCCCGCTTTATCGCCCGGCGCATTGTCATCCATGCGGCTGAGGACGTCGGACTGGCCGACCCCATGGCTCTGGTGCTGGCCAATGCCGCCTTTCAAGCGGCTGAATTCATCGGCTGGCCTGAGGCGCGCATCCCTCTGGCTGAAGCGGTCATCTATATCGCTACCGCACCCAAAAGCAACAGCACCGTCGCGGCTATCGGCGCCGCCATGAAGGATGTGGAGTCCGGACGCACATTGCCAGTCCCCGAACACCTGCGCGATTCCCATTATCCGGGAGCCAAACGCCTCGGACACGGCCAGAACTATCAGTATGCCCATGATTTCCCCGAGCACTTCGTCGTGCAAGACTACCTCGGAGCAGTTAAACGTTATTACGAGCCGACCGACCAAGGCGCGGAGCGGAAGATTCAGGAGCGACTGGCAAAATGGCGAGCACAGAAAAAGCCCGAAGGGCCAACGTAATGTCCCACAATCAGCGGACACTTCCGGCTGGCGCGCCCGCGTTTTGGACTGCGGCAGCCCCCTGCCGCTTTTGCAGGAAAAGTTTCTAGCGCTATGAGCCCTGCCATTCCCGATTCTAAATCTGCACTCCGGCGCGAGGTCCAGGCTCGATTGAAAGCCCTTACCCCGATCCAACGCGCGGGTCTTGCTGCCCAGGCCCGCGCCCTGCTTGAACAGCAGGCAGTCTGGCGCGAGGCGAAATCGATCCTTTTTTTTGCGCCCACCCCGGAGGAATTGGATGTCTGGCCGCTGCTGCGGGATGCCTTGGCGGCAGGGAAAACAGCCGCTTTGCCGCGATTTATGCCTGCTACCGGCAGGTACGCTGCCTGCCCC
This DNA window, taken from Verrucomicrobiia bacterium, encodes the following:
- a CDS encoding replication-associated recombination protein A — encoded protein: MAREDLFPEVAAPQTSNPAEIQPAPHQPLAARMRPRNLSEFVGQSHILGEGQLLRRAIEADRIQSLIFYGPPGTGKTSLAQIIARQTSSKFERLSGVESNVADMRRVLAAAANRLENKRQSTILFIDEIHRFNKAQQDVLLPDVEAGVVRLIGATTHNPFFFVNSPLVSRSQIFELRPLNEAELYLLLQRALSDSERGLGHIRMQADEAALRHLAKLADGDARKALNALEIAALTTSPDAQGLVRLDLRVAEQSIQKKAIVYDDEDAHYDAISAFIKSMRGSDPDAALYWLAKMIRAGEDPRFIARRIVIHAAEDVGLADPMALVLANAAFQAAEFIGWPEARIPLAEAVIYIATAPKSNSTVAAIGAAMKDVESGRTLPVPEHLRDSHYPGAKRLGHGQNYQYAHDFPEHFVVQDYLGAVKRYYEPTDQGAERKIQERLAKWRAQKKPEGPT